The following are encoded in a window of Corynebacterium argentoratense DSM 44202 genomic DNA:
- a CDS encoding UDP-N-acetylglucosamine--N-acetylmuramyl-(pentapeptide) pyrophosphoryl-undecaprenol N-acetylglucosamine transferase → MSEVRVMVAGGGTAGHIEPALAVADALRDRGAYVCALGSPKGLEKDIVPARGYDLDLIPPVPVPRKLNMALLRLPKGVWQAVSQAKKIMRERRVDAVIGFGGYVSAPAYLAARQLGLPFFVHESNARAGVANKLGVRLGGVGLNAVSGSGMPGDVVGIPLRKTLTSGEDPRVLAGRARARWGLSSSMKTVVVTGGSQGAASINRAIDGAVEDLVALGFQVLHAYGKNNSSPQPRKGYFPVAYIDAMAEALAVADITVCRSGAMTVAEVTQAGVPAIYVPLPHGNGEQALNARGVVNAGGAVMIDDADLSAQAIVDAVSAMADPERYEVARVAVASCCSDDAAGEIAARVLASVKR, encoded by the coding sequence ATGAGTGAAGTTCGTGTGATGGTTGCTGGTGGTGGCACTGCCGGCCATATTGAGCCTGCCTTGGCTGTGGCGGACGCTTTGCGTGATCGTGGGGCGTATGTGTGCGCTCTGGGGTCGCCAAAGGGTTTGGAAAAAGACATTGTTCCTGCTCGGGGTTACGATCTCGATTTGATTCCCCCTGTGCCGGTGCCCCGCAAGCTCAACATGGCGTTGCTGCGTCTGCCTAAGGGGGTGTGGCAGGCGGTGAGTCAGGCGAAGAAGATCATGCGCGAGCGGCGCGTGGATGCCGTGATTGGTTTCGGCGGTTATGTGTCGGCGCCCGCGTACCTTGCCGCGCGCCAGTTGGGGCTGCCGTTTTTTGTGCATGAGTCCAATGCGCGTGCTGGTGTGGCTAACAAGTTGGGTGTGCGTTTGGGCGGGGTGGGTTTGAATGCTGTGTCGGGGTCTGGCATGCCGGGTGATGTGGTGGGTATTCCGCTGCGTAAGACGTTGACGTCTGGGGAGGATCCCCGCGTGTTGGCCGGTCGTGCCCGCGCCCGGTGGGGTTTGTCTTCGTCGATGAAGACGGTGGTTGTTACCGGCGGTAGCCAGGGTGCTGCTTCGATTAACCGTGCTATTGACGGTGCTGTGGAGGACTTGGTGGCGTTGGGCTTCCAGGTGCTGCACGCTTATGGCAAGAATAATTCTTCGCCGCAACCGCGTAAGGGGTATTTCCCGGTTGCTTATATTGATGCGATGGCGGAGGCGTTGGCTGTTGCGGATATTACCGTGTGTCGTTCGGGTGCGATGACGGTCGCGGAGGTCACTCAGGCGGGTGTGCCGGCGATTTATGTGCCTTTGCCGCACGGTAATGGTGAGCAGGCGCTGAATGCACGCGGCGTCGTTAATGCTGGTGGTGCCGTCATGATTGATGATGCTGATCTGTCGGCGCAGGCCATTGTGGACGCAGTGTCTGCCATGGCTGACCCGGAGCGCTATGAGGTTGCGCGTGTTGCGGTGGCGTCGTGTTGTAGTGATGACGCCGCGGGGGAGATTGCCGCGCGTGTGCTCGCGAGTGTTAAACGCTAG